One Paenibacillus sp. FSL H7-0737 DNA segment encodes these proteins:
- a CDS encoding dienelactone hydrolase family protein yields the protein MEPDKLKELLGDLPTDKPIAVTVMNQEERDGYSLESLLLDFNGIEQVPAYVAIPLHKEGPFPLVVFNHSHGGNYANGRNEFIRSSPYLQQPSFAKALTELGYAACCIDMWGFNERGGKTESELVKEMLWQGQVMWGMMLYDNIRMIDYMGQREDIDTSRIATIGMSMGGLMAWWLAALDERVGVIVDICGQVDAHTLIAVRGLDHHGYYSYVPGLLKHYTTLDIQKRIVPRPRMSLVGRNDRLCPTEGVELLDRGLSEAYQTAGKSEHWQPVISSGGHMETLEMRTLWQQFLAKHL from the coding sequence ATGGAGCCTGATAAGCTGAAGGAACTGTTAGGCGATCTTCCGACGGATAAACCGATTGCCGTAACTGTGATGAACCAAGAGGAGCGGGACGGATATAGTCTGGAATCCCTTTTACTGGATTTTAATGGGATTGAACAGGTGCCTGCTTACGTAGCAATCCCTTTACATAAAGAAGGGCCGTTTCCGCTGGTTGTCTTTAATCATTCTCATGGAGGGAATTACGCGAATGGACGCAATGAGTTTATTCGGAGTAGTCCCTATTTGCAACAGCCCTCTTTTGCTAAAGCGCTAACGGAGTTGGGGTATGCGGCTTGCTGTATCGACATGTGGGGATTTAATGAGCGGGGTGGCAAAACTGAGAGTGAGTTAGTGAAGGAAATGCTGTGGCAGGGGCAGGTCATGTGGGGCATGATGCTATATGACAATATTCGTATGATAGATTATATGGGCCAACGTGAGGATATTGATACGTCACGAATCGCAACAATCGGCATGTCCATGGGTGGTTTGATGGCCTGGTGGCTGGCTGCATTAGACGAACGAGTCGGGGTGATTGTCGATATTTGTGGTCAAGTAGATGCGCATACCTTAATTGCGGTAAGAGGACTAGATCATCATGGTTACTATTCTTATGTTCCCGGGTTATTGAAGCATTACACAACGCTCGATATTCAAAAGCGGATCGTTCCCCGCCCGCGAATGAGCCTGGTAGGCAGAAATGATCGGCTATGTCCCACTGAAGGAGTAGAACTCTTGGATAGGGGGCTGTCCGAAGCTTATCAAACGGCAGGGAAATCAGAACATTGGCAACCTGTCATTTCAAGTGGTGGGCATATGGAGACCTTAGAAATGCGGACTTTATGGCAGCAATTTTTGGCGAAGCATCTCTAA
- a CDS encoding pectinesterase family protein, which yields MLVVGKESFCDYHTIQEAIDSLECEPSGQADTLYILSGIYNETVRIYRSYLTIIGIGLVEITMNHYAKERDEAGKEINTFATPTLFLGGTHLVLENLVITNSAGQGEPIGQAVAVYAHCDQTVFRHCTFKGHQDTLFTGPLPPTPRERGAFGGVPLREHHAQYRQLYQHCYIEGTIDFIFGGATAYFDQCEIRSLRHYENNTGYITAASTPEAQPHGYIFKNCFLTPDPDIAPVFLGRPWREYAKTVFVGCQMGSHIHPLGWDNWNNSANEQTVRYQEFGVKDTANVRKQRVPWVDCFEDGEEALDKEFVFAGTDFWK from the coding sequence ATGCTAGTAGTAGGCAAAGAATCCTTTTGTGACTATCACACGATTCAAGAGGCGATAGATTCGCTAGAGTGCGAGCCATCGGGCCAAGCAGATACGCTTTATATTTTGTCAGGCATCTATAATGAGACAGTTAGGATTTATCGTTCTTATTTAACGATTATAGGGATTGGCCTCGTAGAAATAACCATGAATCATTATGCCAAAGAGCGTGATGAAGCGGGTAAAGAAATCAATACGTTTGCTACACCAACGTTATTTCTGGGAGGCACCCACCTGGTTTTAGAGAACCTGGTGATTACCAATAGTGCTGGGCAGGGAGAACCTATTGGTCAGGCGGTAGCCGTTTATGCACATTGTGACCAAACCGTGTTCAGACATTGTACCTTCAAAGGGCATCAAGACACGTTGTTCACAGGGCCTTTGCCACCTACTCCACGAGAGCGAGGGGCATTCGGAGGCGTTCCGCTGAGAGAACATCATGCCCAGTATCGTCAGTTGTATCAGCATTGCTATATAGAAGGAACAATCGATTTTATTTTTGGCGGTGCAACGGCTTATTTTGATCAATGTGAAATCCGCAGTTTACGTCATTATGAGAACAATACAGGTTATATAACAGCTGCCTCCACACCCGAGGCACAGCCACATGGTTATATTTTCAAGAATTGCTTCTTAACACCCGACCCTGATATTGCTCCAGTGTTTCTAGGACGTCCTTGGCGTGAGTACGCTAAGACAGTATTTGTGGGTTGTCAGATGGGTTCGCATATTCATCCTTTGGGCTGGGACAACTGGAATAACTCAGCGAATGAGCAAACTGTAAGATATCAGGAATTTGGCGTGAAGGATACTGCTAATGTGCGAAAGCAACGTGTTCCCTGGGTGGATTGCTTTGAGGATGGGGAAGAAGCGCTGGATAAAGAGTTTGTTTTTGCTGGGACGGACTTTTGGAAGTAA
- a CDS encoding helix-turn-helix transcriptional regulator, which produces MPKNDNMLAILWMLNSGVKMTAKQISEKLEINIRTVYRYIDALGASGVPIISDTGHNGGYSLLNNFIRAPLLFDIEEKKALLHAAVFAKEAGYPLSEALGNATSKLKMYSNQEQEGVLSRHLAGFEVINRKGDPSIQPVLAELEQAVANEFSVEIDYRTRRDDQPKTRVIDPYGMVYWNNKWYIVAFCHLRNEIRSFRVERILQIKRTQNIFKRSEAFLAREFFLQNLLPDLVGKDGLIALIIEGSSEALDDLCLHWFLGHHLKERTSNQAIFLLEEKSIHTYVPNFLLSYGKSIQVIEPQSLKEKLVGVVSELMEYYQLY; this is translated from the coding sequence ATGCCAAAAAACGATAATATGCTGGCAATCCTATGGATGCTGAATTCGGGCGTTAAAATGACCGCAAAACAAATATCCGAAAAGTTAGAAATAAATATAAGGACAGTCTATCGGTACATTGATGCGCTAGGTGCCAGTGGAGTGCCTATAATATCCGACACTGGTCATAATGGCGGGTATAGCTTGCTGAATAATTTTATCAGAGCACCTCTGCTATTTGATATTGAAGAAAAAAAAGCACTTCTTCATGCTGCTGTTTTTGCAAAAGAAGCCGGATACCCTTTGAGTGAGGCATTAGGTAATGCGACATCCAAATTGAAAATGTATTCGAATCAGGAACAGGAAGGTGTTCTCAGCCGTCATTTAGCCGGATTTGAAGTTATAAACCGTAAGGGAGACCCTTCTATTCAGCCAGTATTGGCGGAATTGGAGCAAGCTGTAGCAAACGAATTCTCTGTAGAAATTGATTATCGCACACGCCGTGATGATCAACCCAAGACTAGGGTGATAGATCCCTATGGAATGGTTTACTGGAACAATAAATGGTATATTGTTGCATTTTGCCACCTGAGAAATGAGATTCGCAGCTTTCGGGTAGAACGGATTTTACAAATCAAGCGTACTCAAAACATATTTAAGCGTTCCGAAGCTTTTTTGGCTCGGGAATTTTTTTTGCAAAATCTATTACCTGATTTAGTCGGCAAGGACGGGTTAATTGCTTTAATTATCGAAGGTAGCTCAGAGGCGTTGGATGACTTATGCCTGCATTGGTTTTTGGGGCATCATCTGAAAGAGCGTACATCAAATCAAGCAATCTTTTTACTTGAGGAAAAATCAATTCATACCTATGTTCCTAATTTTCTCTTATCCTACGGGAAATCCATTCAAGTAATCGAACCACAGAGTTTGAAGGAAAAACTAGTTGGTGTTGTGTCGGAGTTAATGGAATATTATCAACTTTATTAG
- a CDS encoding type 1 glutamine amidotransferase family protein: MNNTVYLYVFDTMADWEIGYLTAELNSGRYYKKGLAPSKIVTVGIDKTPVTTMGGLKIRPDIKLDECSIERSDLLILPGGDTWTETIHHPLLKIAERCLREGIWVAAICGATMGLAQTGLLNSRGHTSNDLEYLKMICPTYTGEKYYKMESAVTDGKLITASGIAPLEFSAHILKALDVFSPKTLDAWYSLNKTSDSKYYYELMNSIQ, from the coding sequence ATGAATAATACGGTATATCTTTATGTGTTTGACACAATGGCAGACTGGGAAATAGGCTACTTAACTGCCGAACTGAACTCGGGAAGATATTATAAAAAGGGGCTGGCCCCATCAAAAATAGTTACCGTGGGAATTGATAAGACTCCAGTAACTACAATGGGTGGATTGAAAATACGGCCTGACATCAAATTGGATGAGTGCAGCATTGAAAGATCAGATCTATTGATTTTACCCGGTGGAGATACATGGACAGAAACCATTCACCACCCCCTCTTAAAAATCGCTGAGAGGTGTTTAAGGGAAGGGATATGGGTTGCAGCGATTTGTGGTGCTACAATGGGACTTGCCCAGACAGGATTGCTGAATTCACGTGGGCATACAAGCAATGATCTGGAATACCTTAAAATGATCTGTCCCACTTATACAGGAGAAAAGTATTACAAAATGGAGTCTGCTGTAACTGATGGAAAACTGATCACAGCATCTGGAATAGCTCCGTTGGAATTTTCTGCACACATCTTGAAAGCTTTGGATGTGTTTTCTCCAAAAACATTAGACGCCTGGTATAGCCTGAATAAGACTAGTGATTCTAAATATTACTATGAGTTGATGAATTCAATACAATGA
- a CDS encoding phosphotransferase enzyme family protein: MDKKIKLLYTQDILRQSAQCFGIREDSIFELNGFQNFVYSGVVGDREVILRIAHVTHRNELLTRAELDFIMFLADRGMKVAKPIQSLSGDLIHIIDESFVVTAFEKAPGRNAVIAEESNTFYENIGQMVGKIHKFSLNYSSQHSRYEWNDNALLASFKKYCPLELHDNFDRLITEVSALPKEKDTYGLIHGDISPGNYLNDGDKAFIIDYDDAEYSWFVSDIATPLFYEIPIPWVVSGDVRKEIAKRYYCNFLNGYCKENTVSQDWLNKIPLFINLRQARVLAALYRSRDFNAPDWSEWDEQARRFYYENLLNNTPYIDMDFLR, encoded by the coding sequence ATGGATAAAAAGATTAAACTACTATACACACAAGATATTTTGAGACAGTCCGCGCAATGTTTTGGAATACGTGAAGACTCAATTTTCGAATTAAATGGGTTTCAAAATTTCGTTTATTCCGGGGTAGTTGGAGATCGAGAAGTTATTTTAAGAATTGCCCATGTCACACATCGGAATGAATTATTAACAAGAGCGGAACTAGATTTTATCATGTTCCTGGCCGATCGCGGAATGAAAGTAGCGAAGCCCATTCAGTCTTTATCAGGGGATCTTATTCATATAATTGACGAGTCCTTTGTTGTGACAGCTTTTGAGAAAGCACCCGGCAGAAATGCAGTAATAGCCGAGGAGAGCAATACGTTTTATGAGAATATCGGTCAAATGGTCGGGAAAATACATAAGTTTTCACTTAATTATTCGTCGCAACATTCACGCTATGAATGGAATGATAATGCCCTATTAGCCTCATTTAAGAAATATTGTCCGTTAGAATTACACGATAACTTTGATCGTTTAATTACTGAAGTTAGCGCTCTACCCAAGGAAAAAGATACGTACGGTCTTATTCATGGGGATATCAGCCCTGGCAATTATCTTAATGATGGGGACAAAGCCTTTATTATTGACTATGATGACGCGGAATATAGCTGGTTTGTTTCTGATATTGCTACACCATTATTTTATGAAATCCCTATTCCGTGGGTTGTGTCTGGAGATGTAAGGAAGGAGATTGCAAAGCGTTACTATTGCAACTTCTTAAACGGCTATTGTAAGGAAAATACTGTGAGTCAAGATTGGTTAAACAAAATCCCATTATTTATTAATTTAAGGCAAGCTAGAGTTTTAGCCGCGCTCTATAGAAGCAGAGATTTTAACGCTCCGGATTGGAGCGAATGGGATGAGCAAGCCCGACGCTTCTACTATGAAAATTTGTTAAATAACACTCCCTATATTGATATGGACTTTTTGCGTTAA
- a CDS encoding GNAT family N-acetyltransferase produces the protein MNKSLFSGQLVRLCASRPEDATTLALWSEDAEYLRNLDTDFVMPDSIESFEKSNNNSTKSMEFHLRTIESDILIGFVALFSIEWNNQCGKMAIGIGDPNFRGKGYGTDALRLILRYGFCELNLHRIGLDVISYNNSAIHAYQKVGFQVEGTMRESVLRDGQKYDRILMSILRNEYQK, from the coding sequence ATTAACAAATCACTTTTCTCTGGGCAATTAGTTCGTTTATGCGCATCCCGCCCTGAAGATGCCACAACCTTGGCGTTATGGAGTGAAGATGCGGAATATCTAAGGAACTTGGATACTGACTTCGTCATGCCGGATTCTATTGAATCATTCGAGAAATCGAACAACAATAGTACAAAAAGTATGGAATTTCATTTGCGAACTATCGAAAGCGATATACTTATTGGATTTGTTGCTCTGTTTAGCATCGAATGGAACAATCAATGTGGAAAAATGGCAATTGGCATTGGCGATCCAAACTTTCGGGGCAAAGGCTACGGCACTGATGCGTTGCGTTTGATTCTAAGGTATGGATTCTGTGAACTGAACTTACATCGAATCGGACTCGATGTCATCAGTTACAATAATAGTGCAATCCATGCCTATCAAAAAGTCGGATTCCAAGTTGAAGGCACGATGCGGGAATCTGTACTAAGAGACGGGCAGAAGTATGATCGTATTCTAATGAGTATCCTGCGAAACGAATATCAGAAATAA
- a CDS encoding alpha/beta hydrolase family protein: MRFFEMLLFFSSASFFGLLFILNQRIRRSAMLLTSGAGYIFLVIHLLVEGYRVQLVFLYGFTILMLMLSLIDVFRTRKVARTASRIRRVLGRLFIVFGLIATGCFLYVFPVFDFPAPTGELQVGTQIFHFIDQNREETFSKTATGKRELMVQVWYPAQDGTGKYAPFIPDTQILRYMATNYGLPQFTLQHLKYVSSHSYSGAEVSSAQISYPLILANPGFGSSRFLHTAQAEYLASHGYIVAVIDHTYNTFATEFPDGRITTSTTNDLFSPDHDYQTERGNRDKLGKVLTDDVAFVLDQFELIQSGKIPSHLKGRVDLGNVGVFGHSIGGATAYDASYDPRIAVGIDFDGGLYRLRDREGLRKPFLFIHSESEFEKLKMVMDNRVYTDSELNRMGSTREWEDKVTEDKKLELERMRQTVDVGGQVLYIENTEHLNFTDVQFITPIFKILGITGKIAPERANSVINAYMLDFFDMYLKNQGGILMKGPNSRFPEVKFVTSLL; this comes from the coding sequence GTGAGGTTTTTTGAAATGCTGCTATTCTTTTCAAGTGCTAGTTTTTTTGGACTCCTGTTCATTTTAAATCAACGTATTCGAAGATCTGCTATGCTCCTGACAAGCGGAGCAGGCTACATTTTTTTAGTGATACATTTACTTGTCGAAGGATACAGGGTTCAGCTTGTATTTTTATACGGATTTACAATCCTGATGCTTATGCTTTCACTTATAGACGTTTTTAGAACGCGGAAAGTCGCTCGGACTGCTTCGCGAATTCGTAGGGTGCTGGGCCGCCTTTTTATCGTGTTTGGGCTAATCGCAACGGGGTGCTTCCTATATGTGTTTCCTGTATTCGACTTTCCGGCGCCAACCGGCGAGTTGCAGGTAGGCACGCAAATCTTTCATTTCATAGACCAAAACCGTGAGGAAACATTTAGCAAAACCGCGACAGGCAAGAGAGAATTGATGGTTCAGGTATGGTATCCGGCTCAAGATGGCACTGGCAAGTACGCTCCCTTTATTCCAGATACCCAGATTTTACGTTATATGGCCACGAACTATGGCCTTCCCCAGTTTACTTTACAACACCTAAAGTACGTATCCAGTCATTCTTATTCGGGGGCTGAAGTCTCTTCTGCACAGATTTCATACCCACTGATCCTTGCGAATCCCGGCTTCGGCTCTTCCAGGTTCCTCCACACGGCGCAAGCTGAATATCTCGCGAGTCACGGATATATCGTGGCAGTGATTGACCACACCTATAATACATTTGCAACCGAGTTTCCGGACGGTCGAATCACGACCAGCACAACCAACGATTTATTCTCGCCTGACCATGATTACCAGACGGAAAGAGGTAATCGCGACAAGTTGGGTAAAGTTTTAACCGACGATGTGGCGTTTGTGCTGGACCAATTCGAGCTCATCCAATCGGGGAAGATTCCAAGTCATCTAAAAGGGAGAGTTGATCTCGGTAATGTCGGAGTGTTCGGTCATTCCATCGGTGGAGCGACGGCCTATGACGCTTCTTACGATCCGCGAATCGCGGTTGGAATAGACTTTGATGGAGGGCTTTATCGATTGCGTGACAGAGAGGGTCTGCGTAAGCCGTTTTTGTTCATCCACTCGGAAAGCGAATTTGAAAAATTAAAAATGGTGATGGATAACCGGGTCTACACGGATTCAGAGCTTAACCGTATGGGCTCAACAAGAGAGTGGGAGGATAAAGTAACGGAAGATAAAAAGTTGGAGCTTGAACGGATGCGCCAAACAGTCGACGTAGGGGGACAAGTCCTCTATATCGAAAATACGGAGCATTTGAATTTTACCGACGTACAGTTCATTACTCCGATATTCAAAATACTGGGCATTACCGGAAAGATTGCTCCTGAAAGAGCAAACTCCGTTATCAATGCCTATATGCTGGATTTCTTCGATATGTATCTGAAAAATCAAGGCGGAATCTTAATGAAAGGACCGAATAGTCGCTTTCCGGAGGTAAAGTTCGTAACCTCACTATTATAA
- a CDS encoding SDR family NAD(P)-dependent oxidoreductase: MVNVQGRWALITGASRGVGYETAIFMAKQGCNLILHSRNLEHTKKVKEEVQALGVDAYCVQAELANHEEVVAMLDDIEAKEIPVDIIFNNAAVQIAYRRDYWQTPVEDFDMSFRINFISIATICHRLIPKMIERGFGRVINTTSGIKNEPEQAGYAASKAALDKFTKDLASRLEGTNVLINITDPGWCRTDLGGPNAPGAVENVIPGIAVGAFVDDKKSGRFLHAQNFTGMTLEEAVAKAETIEANPYII; encoded by the coding sequence ATGGTAAACGTACAAGGACGATGGGCACTTATTACGGGGGCAAGCAGAGGCGTCGGTTATGAGACAGCGATTTTCATGGCCAAGCAAGGGTGTAACCTTATTCTACATAGTCGAAACTTAGAACATACCAAGAAAGTGAAGGAAGAGGTACAAGCGCTTGGTGTTGATGCATATTGCGTACAAGCCGAGCTTGCCAATCACGAAGAAGTAGTTGCCATGCTAGATGACATTGAAGCTAAAGAAATCCCTGTTGATATTATTTTCAACAATGCAGCCGTGCAAATCGCTTACAGAAGAGATTACTGGCAAACTCCTGTGGAAGACTTCGATATGAGCTTCCGAATTAATTTCATTTCCATTGCGACGATTTGCCACCGATTGATTCCTAAGATGATTGAACGGGGCTTCGGACGTGTCATCAATACAACAAGCGGAATTAAGAATGAACCAGAGCAGGCAGGATATGCAGCAAGCAAAGCAGCCCTTGATAAATTTACGAAGGATTTGGCATCGAGGCTGGAAGGCACCAACGTTTTGATTAATATTACGGATCCAGGGTGGTGCAGAACCGATCTAGGAGGCCCAAACGCACCTGGAGCAGTGGAGAACGTTATTCCCGGAATCGCGGTAGGTGCTTTTGTGGATGACAAGAAGAGCGGACGATTCCTCCATGCGCAGAATTTTACTGGCATGACATTGGAGGAAGCCGTTGCCAAAGCGGAAACAATCGAAGCTAATCCCTATATTATATAA
- a CDS encoding AraC family transcriptional regulator codes for MPEIITKQQNELVKIIDHYTEKDGVHQTAIPSLFFMRDSNASIPKHGVYKPSLCLVVQGAKEVWLAQERFRYTPSDYLIASVHLPVTAQVTEATSDVPYLGFKLEFTTSQILEVLQESEVRIYAKENPKRAMFVSQMESSLMDAVLRLARLLDQPKDIPVLAPLFTKEILYRVLQGQNGIALEHIVMEGSSTHLIKDVIEHIMNNYASSFKIEELAEIANMSVSSFHRYFKEVTAMSPIQFQKHLRLQEARRLLLTESADATDVAFRVGYESPSQFSREYSRMFGFPPKQDVKRLKA; via the coding sequence ATGCCTGAAATAATCACTAAACAGCAGAATGAACTCGTAAAAATCATTGACCATTACACAGAAAAAGATGGTGTTCACCAAACTGCTATTCCCTCTTTATTTTTCATGCGTGACTCGAATGCGTCCATACCAAAGCATGGAGTTTACAAACCTTCCTTATGTTTGGTGGTACAAGGGGCTAAGGAGGTATGGCTGGCACAGGAGCGTTTTAGATACACCCCCTCCGATTACCTCATTGCATCCGTTCACCTGCCAGTTACCGCCCAAGTCACTGAAGCCACTTCCGATGTTCCATACTTAGGGTTCAAGCTTGAATTTACAACAAGTCAAATTTTAGAGGTTTTACAGGAATCTGAAGTTCGAATTTACGCTAAAGAAAATCCTAAGCGAGCTATGTTTGTTAGCCAGATGGAGTCTTCCTTAATGGATGCGGTCCTACGGTTAGCTCGATTGTTAGATCAGCCTAAAGACATTCCAGTGTTAGCTCCATTATTTACAAAAGAGATTCTTTATCGGGTGCTACAAGGGCAAAATGGGATTGCATTGGAGCATATTGTAATGGAAGGAAGCTCAACTCATCTAATCAAAGATGTTATTGAACATATCATGAATAACTATGCTAGTTCTTTTAAGATTGAGGAGCTTGCCGAAATAGCGAATATGAGTGTTTCTTCGTTTCATCGGTACTTTAAAGAAGTAACTGCAATGAGCCCTATTCAGTTCCAAAAACATCTGAGACTTCAGGAAGCCCGCCGGTTATTACTAACCGAGTCAGCAGATGCCACAGATGTGGCATTTCGAGTAGGCTATGAAAGTCCTTCGCAATTTAGCCGTGAGTATTCCCGCATGTTTGGTTTTCCTCCTAAACAGGATGTAAAGCGTCTGAAGGCATAA
- a CDS encoding aldo/keto reductase — MQKVVLNNNVEMPILGFGVYQIQDANECEQSVYDAIMAGYRLIDTAASYLNEEAVGRAIKRSGVAREGLFITTKLWVQDTGYERTKKAFQKSLNRLQLDYLDLYLIHQPFGDVFGSWRAMEELYREGKIRAIGVSNFHPDRLIDLILQNEVVPAVNQVETHPFNQQIENAEFMKENNVQIESWAPFAEGKNNLFQNELLVSIAEKYNKSVAQVILRWLTQREIVVIPKSVRKERIIENFNIFDFELSQEDMASIAKLDTNQSLFFSHRDPEMVKWIGTRKLDI; from the coding sequence ATGCAAAAAGTAGTTTTGAACAATAATGTTGAAATGCCTATACTCGGTTTTGGTGTTTATCAGATTCAAGATGCAAATGAATGTGAGCAAAGCGTTTATGACGCTATTATGGCAGGTTATCGCCTGATTGATACTGCCGCCTCTTATCTAAATGAAGAAGCAGTTGGCAGGGCTATTAAACGGAGTGGCGTGGCAAGAGAGGGATTATTTATCACTACAAAGCTTTGGGTTCAAGATACGGGTTATGAGCGCACAAAGAAAGCATTTCAAAAATCACTGAACCGATTACAGCTTGATTATTTGGACTTGTATTTAATTCATCAGCCATTTGGCGATGTGTTTGGCTCATGGCGAGCTATGGAGGAATTATATCGTGAGGGCAAGATCCGTGCGATCGGCGTTAGTAATTTTCACCCGGATCGTTTGATTGATTTAATTCTTCAAAATGAAGTAGTCCCAGCTGTTAATCAGGTTGAAACGCATCCATTCAACCAGCAAATCGAAAATGCGGAATTTATGAAAGAAAATAATGTTCAAATCGAGTCATGGGCACCTTTTGCTGAAGGGAAAAATAATTTGTTCCAGAATGAGTTACTGGTATCCATAGCTGAAAAGTATAATAAATCCGTGGCTCAGGTGATTTTACGGTGGCTCACACAAAGAGAAATCGTTGTGATTCCGAAGTCAGTTCGTAAAGAAAGAATTATCGAAAACTTCAATATCTTTGATTTTGAATTAAGCCAAGAGGATATGGCATCCATTGCTAAGTTAGATACGAATCAGAGTTTGTTCTTTTCACATCGGGATCCTGAAATGGTGAAATGGATTGGTACTCGTAAACTCGATATCTAA